From the genome of Athalia rosae chromosome 3, iyAthRosa1.1, whole genome shotgun sequence:
GGTAACGTTACGCCACCGGTACAAGATAGCTGTAGTTCCTTTGTTTTCAAAATGGATGCGTTTTTCAGATCTTTCGTTGATCttgtttgaatgaaaattcattgtccACGTGACCTTGTCGAGGTCGTGATCCGTTGATTCGTAAATAGATGGATCGTTCTTCGTTATCTCCAAACGATCAACTTCCAAGGTTACCACCCTGTCAGGATCCACCAACGATTCTTCGCTACCCACTTCCGAACTCTGATCTTCGACAGACGTGTCCATGACGCTAATTATCGGCGTTTTGATCACCACGTTTTCATTCCGCTCGTTAACTAAGCTTCGTCCTCGTATTACGAGGTCCTTTGACTGGAGTGTTTTTACGTCATCGGCCATTTTCAGGCTCTTTGTACTTAAGTAAGAACTTTTTACCCAATCAGTAGCATTTCCGTACAGATTCGACGAGTCGTCTTTCCTGGTTTTAGGATCGATCTTTCCGCATTCGAAGGTCGGAAGCTCGTTCTTCGCGCGTACAGTTCGAACTTCCGGTGGGAATGAatttcctcgatccaacgaggccGTTGGTATTCCCGAAGAAATTTCATCGCCCTGCCATTTAACGGGACGAACTAAAAACTTGGCgcgttgcaaaatttttctcatctccacCGGCTGAATGCGCATCGTCGTCTCGCACTTACTAATAACCGAATCTAATTTACCCTCACGATcacgttcgttgaaaaattcgtaccgACCGCAACGCCGGTTGATCCATTTCTTCGAATCACCCAGCCGATTATTTTCTAGGACAGACTTGTCTTTCGCGCAAAAGGGATTTCTCGCCGCAACGATCGGTGACCTGGCCCTCGACGACGCGAAGGGCACCTCCATTCCGATCATTATTCTACCCCGATCCGTCATCTGCCCCGATAAATAGCGAGAATTCGAGGCGAACCTAATTCTTGCTCGGCTGCTTTAATGTACACGTGTCAACCTTTGCAAACACGTCAACGAACGCGACATGTGCAACGATCAGAGCCAACTTCGTTCTTTGCTCGTTCGGTTTGCTCGACGTCTATCAACTAATTAttgggaggggaaaaaatcattaaattCCTTTTAGATCGTATATGAAATTCCGGGTTTATTTCACATATCTTTTTTATATTAAGACGCCGTTTATGCGTACACTGTATACGTTCACTGGCacgttttcatttcattctacgccacatatttattttataccttgactatgaaaaaaaaaaaataaataaataaacaacaacaacaacataataataacgtaatGACAATATCGATGGGAGTCACATACACGTAACGAGGCCAAACCAACCCTTGTACATTTCTAACCGACGACGAGCTATGACCACGTCGCGGATCGTCGATCTCTTGTCAatcttctcattgtcagtcttGTATTCAATTTATCGTTGAAGTTTGTACGGACTTGCGTCAGCAGTGACGAAATTCTACCGAGAAATATACGCGGATACAAAACGGTCTCGTTTGACGATAAGTTACACATATTTTCTTTACGAAATTATACAAAGCAAACGACACGGAAACGTCGTCGAACGTATACATTCGATGAAACAGAGGTAACTATgcatacaattattatatctaaAAGACAACTTCGCAGTTTTTTCGTGTgacttgagaaaaaatgaaattgcaaTGGAATGCCaataaagatttttttttataatatcaaCATTTATTGGCATAAGCGATTTCAAAACGCTTGTCCTCGACTGACAATGAAACAATACGATAAAAATCACTACGTTTACACATGTGGAAGAAATCTTTGGAAATATACTCGCGGCGACGGAAGTAATTCATTGCGAATCAATGACACATTTTACGCGATTACATgtactcgaaattttcataccTATAATCCGACATTATAGTATTACAGGACATCCGATCAACACGTAGTGtaacaatatacgtatacagatggTAACTGGTAATTTTCATACGCGAGAAacctaaattcgaaaaagatgATTTTCACAATTACAGGATACGccgtatgaaaattaatttggaCCTACGGGgctattaaaatattattaacgaTCGTGGGTCATGATCGATAGGCGCGATCTCTCCACCTCCGGGACCTCCGAACTCTCTGGGACCGCTGGAGGTCCTTTGCGGACCCTCGAGACCCTCGTCGGTTGGTTCGTCGGTGTATACGGTGAGGAAATTTATCGCTGAGAAAATCTCGTATAACGAGTCGCTAATTGGGTGAATTAAGAGAGGCTACAATTTCCCTAGAGACGCGACGTGTGTAATTTCGTtgggtgtataatatatcgttATCGAAACAGCTGCGGTTCACCGGGGGAGTGCTGCAGCGGTTTGTCGGAAGTCGTTAACCGTTCCCTCGACGATACGCAGTGATTGACGTCGGGATCAATGACGAATACGGATTCGGCCGAGGTTCCGTCGTTCTCGAGGTTCAGGTGGGTCAATTTCTTGTAAGTCCTGAGCTCCAGGTGACTGGGGGTGGCGAGCGTCGGCGACATCGCCGCGGACGACACACCGGAAGCGCTGCAGTTGTCGTGGGACAATTTTTCGTCCGTCTGACGGTCGCTGTTATCGGGGCTCACTCCGTTGCTGGGACTTTCGTCGATGAAGGCGTCGACCTCCCGGACGTAAGTCGGGGACGAGTCCGGTGTGAATTTCGTCGCTCCGAATCCGCGGGGCGGAATCCCGACGCTCGCCGACGGGATTCGCGCCGCCTGACTCGCTCGAAGGCTGAAGTTCCTCGCGTTGATCGCCGCGAGGGATCCTCCCGCGTTGGTCTGATTGACGTTTTGGCGAAACAGAGCGGAGTGTCGACCGTTGATCACGTTCACGCCGCTCGGTTCGGCGACGCCGCGCATCACGAGGAACTTGCAGATGAAGTATTTCAACGCGGCGCGAAAATCCTTCAAATGATAAGCGTAGAGGATGGGATTCCCCGCGGAGTTCAGGTGGGACAAAATTATGCAAAAGTTCAAAAGAAAACTGCTCACCTCGCAGTCGGGGCAAAACGCTTTTACACAGTTTATCGTATAGAGGGGAAACCAACAAAGTATAAAAAAGATCACTATTCGAGAGAGATTCTGAGTCGCCTTCACTTCACGTTTTTGCGCCGCTCCCAGCAAACGGAGCATCGTTCCGGCCGTCTGATTCTCCGAACGACGCCCCGGATTCATTGTCATTATCTGCTGCAGCTGGAAACAGAAAatcaaattagaaaaaacgaagaagaagaagaaggtccTCCGTGAGATATTTGTAGTGCTGATGTAATCGATTATCTCTCATGTTAATATAACGAAATAAATCTGAATTTCAACGATCTTTGGACACGCACGTTGTGCCCGATTCACCGTCAGATTCTAATCAACGACGTCGTCATCGTAGTTCCCGGAAGCTTTTCGCCGAGTATATTGAAACGCAGCGAGGTTACGATGGCGGGAAACAAGTCGAAGGCTCCAACTCGCGTCGCGAAagccttttctttttatttttcttttttagaaTAATCAGAAGGATCGGTAGATTAGGTCGCGGGTCAATGAGGTGTAACGCCCCGCACGCTGGCCAGTCCGAATGTACGGTATAGTATACGCGAAAAACGTAGACACGCACGAGTAACAATCGATATATCGTATATTGCATGTACATAAGGCATATCAACATGTCGGTTGTGTAGCGCACACGTGGGTGCGGAGCAACATCACCTCGCTACACCAGAAAAAAGATTTATGCACTGCGGTATGTGCACAGCCGGCATTGCACATTTGCGATATTAAAACAGTCGGCTTTTTTACAAATGGACGTACCtatagtatacgtacatacatatagtagtagtagtagtagtagtagatGGTTTCGTGCATACGTCCGTATACTGACCTGCTTCACAACGACCCTATAAATGTGGGAGTAAAACGCGGCGATGAGAAGAGCCGGAAAAACAATGGTGGCGAAGTAGAGAAAGACCAGATAATTGTAATCCATAACTTCGGTGAAGAGACATTTTTCGTCGGATTTTTTCCCCGCGTTCCATCCCATCAGAGGAAGAAATCCAACGGAAGTACCGGCGATCCAGCATACGCAAATTATCCCTACGAAAGCGGAAAAGGCGTGAAAAATTACACCAAGTTGGACAACGGGGCCGGCggtaaaagaaacaaaaatcattaTCATCTCGCGTGTGCGACGCGACGTTTGGCCgacagttttttgttttttttttccatttcgacTAACGAGCAACGTTAGTCGAAACTATACGCGGAGCACTCAACGGGCGCATCGAGGGTGAGGAGACTACGAGGTATCGGAGTCAACGCACCGTTGGGAGTCCATTTATCACCTCGCCTACACCGATGACTTcgtcaaagaaaataaagaatggtCTAATGCAAACTACGTTTTTCTTCGCTCCGGCTATTAACAAGCTCTGCCGGTTATATAGCTTGTTTAATTATTACCGGCGTGCAATATAATGTCGGCGGTGTGTCGTAGGCACAATTTCACGACCTCGCCTAGCTGCTGCAGTTTCATTTTTGCCCGTGATCGTCGTTATTCAATTTCCCGCATAACTGACGTAAGATATATCTCGATCCGTTATTTCGTTCGAAGTAACGCAATAGTTTACAGGTGTGCGCCGACGACGTGCAACCACGTAAATTTCGCTTCGATCCGATAACGATGGAGACGGTAATTTGCTGGAGGACAACGAGCAATACGTTCCCGACGATATTAGATAAGCGTGGGTTCACTCGTCGCGAAGGTTGGCGTATCAACCGCCTTTGATCTATCAACGATTCTTCTCCGGTGGTCGTCTGCATTCGTCGCctatctcttctcttttccgtttcattttcagctctctctcttctcatcGTTTTCTCCGATCTCGAAACTGTGCCGTTCGATTTTGGCGTCGAGCAATGAGACGAACGACGTGAGAATGACGATACACCGATGACGATatctgaaaacttttcaacgaaccccaataaaatatcgattcgGATGAAGCACGGGTGCTCCACCCCCAACGGGATTTTTCGTCGAGCGAGTATAACGCGTTTCATAATCAGATAAGCATTATCAAAGTTTAACGTTTCGTTGGTCACTTCGGGTCGGCGTGATTCGAATCTCGAGGTCGGCCAGCCAACCGGTCATACCGGAGGCGCGTGATCGGCGCGCGAGTCGAAGCTTGGTAGAAATTTTACCGCAATAGATCGATTTGTAAAAAtaaggaaatttttgaatgggAAAAACTACCTATGGCAGTCCTCGTCCGCACGGTCCTCGAGTATCCCATGGGGTGTAATATGGCCCAGTACCGATCGACGGACACGGCGACGAGGCAGAATATGCTGATGGTGCAGAGGACGACGAGGACAGAGACGGTGAAGAGGCAGGCGTGAAAGTTTTTCGGTAGACCGATGCTCGCGAGAATCGCGAAGGGGATGGCGAAGAGACCGACGAGCAGATCGGCGGTGGCCAACGAGATTATGTAATAGTTCGTTCGGCGACGAAGCCGTCGTTCCCTCGCGAATACGGTGATGACGAGGCCGTTGCCGAAAACTGCGGAAACCGCGACTAGGACTTCGCAGGTCGCGTAAGGAACGTTTAACGCAGAACCGAACGGGTGTCCGGTAGCTTCCTCGGAAGTTGTGTAATTGTCCGTGACGTTGTAATTAGAGCAATTGGTTAGCTCGGTGGTCGTCGGATCTTCCATCTCAATTTCATCAATCAATATCCATAATTCACTCGCTTCACTTCTCCCCGCGCACGAACCACTTCGGGTTAATTAATCGGGCCGATATACCGTCTTGGCGCGTGTAGCGTATAGTATACgcggaataaatttcacgtaatTAGTAAACTGGATTCGACAGACGTTGGTTGGATTTACGTGTACCCCGCGCGAACCCCGCGCCGAGGTggaatgtattttattttatagcgAGGAAACACGAGTCCTGGATTATTCAAACGGAATCGTCACGCGATTCAACGTGAGCGGACCGCCGAGTCGTCACGCTCAGAAAACACACCTGATGAGGCGACGCCGAGGTCGTGATCGTGGGCGTTGGTGGGAGTTGGAAGGTCGCGGAGGGCGCGAGAAGGGTGAAAAACATTTTCGTTCTTATCGTTGCGGGTGCCAATGAAAGAATTAGTACCGACCCGACGCCGAACACCAGAGTCAGCGGGAATCGAACATCGCTCTCGATAAAAGTGGAGGAAAACTTTTCGCGATCGCGAAATATCGTTAGACACAATCGTCGGCGAACACTCGACCGATTTCCGTCTTCGATGGGCACATCTTCTCTGACTTTCGACACTTTGTTTCGTCTCTtcgtaatgaaaaatagaagaaacgaACAACGCGGATCTCGTAGCCCCGCAGGCGCTACAGTTGAACGAAATTTTGTCACGCGAAACCCTCGGTTGTTCCACGACGCGTGGAAACCGCGTAACAAGTGTGACCGGCCGTCTGGACTTCGATGACTACGACGGTGGTGAACTTGCGGCTACACATTGGTGGGGGTGCGGGCGCCTGGTTACGACGGATGCGCGCGGGCGTTCACGGTCGTCGGAGCGTACGTTGTGGTCAAGCTTTCCATTCCCAATGTAGTACATTAAACTTGCCGAAAACCCTATAAAGCATCCGTGCGGTTGGTTGAACTTTGGAAACCTTTCTTGTCTTCTTCTCGCCCCGTTCTTCTCGTGTAGGCATATCGAAAGTGGAGCGAATCGTGCGGGGCTGACCGTTGTATCGAATGAGCGAGGTCGTCGCGATGGACGGCGTCGcttttcaattaataaaatcaacCCCTTCGGCGAGCATATCTGCGCGAATCTTCGCTTTGAAATCTCATCGAGTAAATATTGCCCTTATTTGATCGTCGGGTAAAGCGTAAATTGTGTTTGCGTCAGTCGACGAGCTGCAATTTCGAAGACTATACCGTCGAGGTTAATGGATAACTCAATACTGGCTATTGCTTAAACGGTGACGAGATTTTATCAGATAAGAATTCCTCGCACGGACACCATTATCGTCCGTGTGGTCGTGAGAAATTTCGGCTATAGAATTACGCACGAGGCGCAGTAGTAGgtgctttgaaaaatttttatcgggtCAATTATCCaagattttacaaaaaaaaaattactcaccgTGTAATAAGGAGGAGGAGTACATGTGTTTGTAATTAGAGTCTCCGAGGGTcgcgatataattaattacgcgCTGATTAAAGGTAACTGCGCTAATTAGGTTTCCAGCTACGTTTACACCGGAAGCTAGAGACGAAAAATGTGGAAATAAACAAAACTCCAGTTAACCGAAAACTCACTTACCCTCCACAAGGAACTTCTTGATATAAATTCACCTCATCAAGTCGCGATAGCTGATGTTCGTGTccttcttacaattagctctaattgattataaaataatgtcGGTGGGATGCACGTACGTTCTCAACTACTCGCTCCTGGAAATTCGATAAGGAAATACGAGACTCGCAAGACCTCTTACTCCGTATTGAAGTACCTTGGGGTGCGATAACAACGTTTTGCCGGTAGAGTTGGTCGGTTGGAGAAACTTTGAAATCAAGCCGAATGGGTTAGTGGATCCTGCGCTAGCTTTGATAAAGTCGTCAAGGTGATAATAGGTTAATGTACCCAGTTGGCAGGAGCTATGCCATAGTCGGTAATTTGATTCGGAACGTGACGTATAGAAaacttatatgtataggacATTTTTACCGAGTCATTCCTTGACTCGTGTGTGTCACGTAGGTAtggtacatacctacctatgtacgttACCGAAGCAAAACTCGTTAGGGAGACATTATAATAATCCCCTTTCCCTACTCAATTGTATTGAATTGACGCAGAACGTAGGCTGAATTAGctattaaaatatatacatacacgcacacacaacTATGTGGATAGGATGTATGCAAAGGCACGACTCGTTAAAACCTTTTGATACTCTCTAATTGTACTCCCATTCAAATGCCATCCCGCTCTAACTGGGGCACAATGGTCAACGTTTGGCATTACATAAAGAATAAATTGTATGTGCTCTTGCAACTCGTGCACAAGTGAATGTGATCACAGGGTCAGTCTAAGCTCGTCTTATCATTGAGGATGTTAAGAAACTCTCGGGAAGAAGCCTTATCATCGCCCATTATTTATAGTATACGTAAGATTCGCGCGCTACAAATGGATTCATTCATAAACCTGCACGTGTAATATTCCAACGGCCTATGCCCCTATGTTATTCGCTACGAACGACGTATatcgattaaaattaattgctCCTAATACTCATTAATTTTTACATAGCGCTACGGGTGTACACATTTGGGGGAGAGTGAAAAGTATGTTGGTTCAACTTGAATAGAGGCAGCCACTCCTCATTTCTgcgttctttcattttcaatatttttcatttttatttgacgATTTGTTTTGCTGCGCgttcaaaatgaaaagatgTATTACATCATATCGAGAGGGTTTCATATCAACCCTCGGATCGACGGGATGACGCCATATGGCGCGCCCCGATCATTCGCACCTTATTGATGCTTAGGAGACATTAATTTGTACGACTATTCGCACCGGAGGTAGCGATATTCTGATTTGCAAAATGACGCAGTGGGCCAATACCCGTAATGGTAAAAGGAATGTCAGTTATCCCAAGTGATTTATAGTAAATCTTATAGATTTTACGCTATATAACGTGGTATTGAAGGACGAACTGTCATACGATGATAGTTCGATAAATGTTGTCCAGCTAAAATTGGTCGCTGGGAACTAAGAACTTTTCACTATACGAAAGTTTGTACGAAACATCTGCGAGTAGTAAATTCAATATAAAAGTGTAAAAGTTTAGCAATTCTTCTTGTCTCTACAGATCCGATCACACCTTCAAGCCCACACTTGTATATTCGTCCAACAATAAGCAGCGAATTGCGAGTTGTTGCACCGAACACAATCGAACTCCCTTGAGATTTATCCAGCGAATTTGACCCCAGTAAAATTAGGAGCAAAGAATTGAACAGCAGTTATTGGAACTTGCCTATAGAATCATCTCACCTGTGTAGAGACAAATCCATCTCGACGTTCGTTAATTCTTTCTAATCAACATCGCGAACGTCTCATTAGCGCGCTTGCGGGAAACATCACCGTTCAATCGGCGCCGTTCATTAATGTTCAATTGTCGCGTTATCCATGGAGATGGGGTCGTTTCACAGGACTCTACGTTACACAAATTAATCAATATCGGAAAATATtaccttaaaaaaaaactgaaaacaaaaatttctcggcgAATGTTCCCGCGGTGAATCACCTTGGCTCAAcaactcctctttttttctctcgactcTCCAGATCATACGGACTTGATTTATTCTACTTTGCAAATTTAGAAACCCTTCAACTTCATCAATACACGAAATGATAAAGTTAATGAAATAGTTATCTTTTAAAATAGAAATCACAGACACATGAACattgcatatacgtatacatgtgctTTGAATCCGTGCACATATtcagctatacatataatttacTAGGCTATATTATTCCCGAAATTTTATCTTCACACAGATATGTTATCTGTAATGGAAATATCGAGAATTTTTGATCATGACAATTGTGTATGCCTACGATTAATTCTATTATCTGCTTATTGCAGCTACTTCGCAGTATGGAAATGGACCCAcgctacccccccccccccccccccccccccccattcggAACTATGTTACTCCAACCGCTGAAACGAACATGAGGATAAGTATCCATCGACGTAGTCTTGACGAAGGAAAATAGGAAAGCGAATATGATGAGGATCTGATCTGAGGTTATGGAATATACCATAGAAATTCATTGTtagtttattaaaaatttattagagcaaaataattaatcgataaaaaaagcTGCGCATATGTTACACCGATGTAGAGGAGTATGTCTTCAGCAATGTTAAATCGATATCTTAGCATCTAATCGTTCAAAAACTTGTCAACTTTCTTATTCTTTATACATTTTTGGCAGATTCATCGTTTAATGGAGATATCCGAGAGCTTCTGGTCGCACATGATGACTGCGAGTACCGATCCATGGTTCAAGTGCCGCAAGCGACAAGTTGTATAACAGCCAAACGCAGAATATGGAAAAAAGGGTCGTCACAACTCCGTACCTATGGTTTCACCACAAATTAGTCAAAACTATCTGACTAATTGTAAGGCCATCGGATTAACGAAATAATGACCAACGATTCAATTCACGTATAGCACAATAGttataataatagaaaattattgaattgatcaatttttgaatgagTTTCAGATCACAAAGCCACGTTTACACCAGAGAGATTAGCTGTGATAACAAACAGAACTTACCCAAAGATCCATAATATTATGATTCCCAGAAACATGGGTACCAGAAATCTGTGGCTAGCCACAATTCGAAGACTGAGCCGAGGTGGGATGTGAGTTTCTTCGCTTGAGGAAAACCCATTGAACGTTCTCTTAGGTAAATGTTTTACCACTGTTGGTGGTTGTAATACCCGTCGCATAAAACGGCCAACGATATCTGGTCTATCGTACGCCGTTTGCAATTGAAGCTGATACTAGAATGTCAAAATTAAATgtcactaattttttttttttatgtacgaCGTGAACAATGAACTAGATACAATATAAAAATGGCACTCATACCTTTGTGTTGATGTGGTTACATAATTGAAAGAGTAATCTGACGAGGAATGCGTTCTCATGAGTCCGTACAGGTTGTAACTCGGGATCTCCCATGAACTCAATGTATCGACAACTTTGTCGCCTTTCTTGAATTTGTAGATAAACTCCTGGCCTAGACGTGTCTAAGCTCGTATCCATCTGAACAAGAATATTACATGATTCATGGGGAGTAATCGACATACAGTATACTGAAATGACAGCCAATTCTAATACATTAAGATACGACGTATGAAGTTTTCATGTAAAATGATTGACGTGCAATAATGAATTTGTAAATTAAATAACAAATCTTCAACATTCTTACGTGTGATTGATTACAGACCGAAGTTGACAATATACTGTCGTGATACTCTTGATCGGCAACTATTGCCACCTGCGGAATATCGTCGAATTTTATCTGAAAAAGTATTACAGTTAAGATCAATCTGGGTGCTGAGAAATTATCTTTTCACCATATTCTGTGTTGTGTTATTACTTGAAATATATCCATGAGTTGTTGTTGAGCATTGGCAAGGAATCCGGGAACTCGTCGTCTTTCTTCCAATCTGATATCATCCGAAGTATGATCCTCGCCATTGAAGAATTCCCAAATCATTACTAATAGTCTCCTGCCTATCCTCCTCTTTTCTAAAGCATCGACTAAACTTGTTGCCGTCAAATGTGATTGCTTTATCGTACTCAGAAACCAAACAATCTGGGATTCACACATAAATTAAAGTATTCAGATCACATCTCAACTGCTAATCAATTGTGCAAGCTTTTGTTCAGAACGAACATTCTCAATAAATACCTGAGTAACAGTGGCAGGTGAAAACATGGGCACATATTGATAAGTGGGACCTTCCAATTCTATTATTTGCTGACGCACTGTCGCGGACCATTGATTAGTTGAAACTTTACCTCTACTCAGTCTTGCGTCATCCATACAGCTCTCTATTTCGAATAACATTCTAGCCAATTTAGGCTGAGCGAGTACCTGGCGTAAAAGAACGCAGAAAGTCAAATATCGCGAAAGGTCGTAGTAAAAATTCGTAGTCGTAAAATATTTGCGATGCATATACCTTCGTAACTCTGAAAAGCATCAGTGCGTTTTTTGGAGCAACAAGATCCGTTCTCATAAAACGGGGCAGTaactgttgaaaaattgcCGTGTAAGCTAAAAGATTGTTCGCGACAAAAGACAGCCACCGCGTTTCATCCGTGATCTTTCCCCTCTCttcttcttgaatttttc
Proteins encoded in this window:
- the LOC105690066 gene encoding sphingomyelin phosphodiesterase 4 isoform X2; translation: MLEDGIVPPFYSDKIRVDQNTRLPSALFMNPFEYYIFHFAYHLTNPWLQVQQEDNVWVNWETIYVQLAHTYLYHFLPRDNSPVLPIIGPYVKTPPRKLMQSPDSKRLQTPRLLKTSILSPGPISPTVGVPQQQCLPQVWRSETIVQVFLDFWLEYTEEEELPPYHATCFPGTTPRRHSIHSGEHIRLVRGFIKTLHEFANSATGDTSAMDELKRVIVPSVQGKIYIFLRKAIHHWPLDSSFRLILEAWLSFIQPWRYIPGVAYSSIGKIQEEERGKITDETRWLSFVANNLLAYTAIFQQLLPRFMRTDLVAPKNALMLFRVTKVLAQPKLARMLFEIESCMDDARLSRGKVSTNQWSATVRQQIIELEGPTYQYVPMFSPATVTQIVWFLSTIKQSHLTATSLVDALEKRRIGRRLLVMIWEFFNGEDHTSDDIRLEERRRVPGFLANAQQQLMDIFQIKFDDIPQVAIVADQEYHDSILSTSVCNQSHMDTSLDTSRPGVYLQIQERRQSCRYIEFMGDPELQPVRTHENAFLVRLLFQLCNHINTKYQLQLQTAYDRPDIVGRFMRRVLQPPTVVKHLPKRTFNGFSSSEETHIPPRLSLRIVASHRFLVPMFLGIIILWIFGYGVVTTLFSIFCVWLLYNLSLAALEPWIGTRSHHVRPEALGYLH
- the LOC105690064 gene encoding adenosine receptor A2b-like, which produces MEDPTTTELTNCSNYNVTDNYTTSEEATGHPFGSALNVPYATCEVLVAVSAVFGNGLVITVFARERRLRRRTNYYIISLATADLLVGLFAIPFAILASIGLPKNFHACLFTVSVLVVLCTISIFCLVAVSVDRYWAILHPMGYSRTVRTRTAIGIICVCWIAGTSVGFLPLMGWNAGKKSDEKCLFTEVMDYNYLVFLYFATIVFPALLIAAFYSHIYRVVVKQLQQIMTMNPGRRSENQTAGTMLRLLGAAQKREVKATQNLSRIVIFFILCWFPLYTINCVKAFCPDCEVSSFLLNFCIILSHLNSAGNPILYAYHLKDFRAALKYFICKFLVMRGVAEPSGVNVINGRHSALFRQNVNQTNAGGSLAAINARNFSLRASQAARIPSASVGIPPRGFGATKFTPDSSPTYVREVDAFIDESPSNGVSPDNSDRQTDEKLSHDNCSASGVSSAAMSPTLATPSHLELRTYKKLTHLNLENDGTSAESVFVIDPDVNHCVSSRERLTTSDKPLQHSPGEPQLFR
- the LOC105690066 gene encoding sphingomyelin phosphodiesterase 4 isoform X1, with the protein product MAAPIDVASIRMQTFLQLPLAQRCREIATLIDESSTTDLQHVFPVLVDSLFGVTDNIGWGLHSINLKRRQHEYEVLCHFLGPQGPIFSLCYKLLPDCYLKYKFPLSYLPSKIRLMLEDGIVPPFYSDKIRVDQNTRLPSALFMNPFEYYIFHFAYHLTNPWLQVQQEDNVWVNWETIYVQLAHTYLYHFLPRDNSPVLPIIGPYVKTPPRKLMQSPDSKRLQTPRLLKTSILSPGPISPTVGVPQQQCLPQVWRSETIVQVFLDFWLEYTEEEELPPYHATCFPGTTPRRHSIHSGEHIRLVRGFIKTLHEFANSATGDTSAMDELKRVIVPSVQGKIYIFLRKAIHHWPLDSSFRLILEAWLSFIQPWRYIPGVAYSSIGKIQEEERGKITDETRWLSFVANNLLAYTAIFQQLLPRFMRTDLVAPKNALMLFRVTKVLAQPKLARMLFEIESCMDDARLSRGKVSTNQWSATVRQQIIELEGPTYQYVPMFSPATVTQIVWFLSTIKQSHLTATSLVDALEKRRIGRRLLVMIWEFFNGEDHTSDDIRLEERRRVPGFLANAQQQLMDIFQIKFDDIPQVAIVADQEYHDSILSTSVCNQSHMDTSLDTSRPGVYLQIQERRQSCRYIEFMGDPELQPVRTHENAFLVRLLFQLCNHINTKYQLQLQTAYDRPDIVGRFMRRVLQPPTVVKHLPKRTFNGFSSSEETHIPPRLSLRIVASHRFLVPMFLGIIILWIFGYGVVTTLFSIFCVWLLYNLSLAALEPWIGTRSHHVRPEALGYLH